A region from the Panicum hallii strain FIL2 chromosome 1, PHallii_v3.1, whole genome shotgun sequence genome encodes:
- the LOC112902831 gene encoding uncharacterized protein LOC112902831 has product MQQGGEMECKEQQMQIVCVRSASTGEEAMAEWAAEQSSSRSALSLFKEKEEEIERRKLEVRDKVFSMLGRVEEETKRLAFIRQELEVMADPTRREVDAIRKRIDKVNKQLKPLGKTCLRKEKEYKMCLEAYNEKSNEKATLVNRLMELVSESERLRMKKLEELNKTIESLY; this is encoded by the exons ATGCAGCAGGGGGGTGAGATGGAGTGCAAGGAGCAGCAGATGCAGATCGTGTGCGTGCGGAGCGCGTCGACGGGCGAGGAGGCGATGGCGGAGTGGGCGGCGGAGCAGTCGTCGTCGCGGTCGGCGCTGTCGCTGTtcaaggagaaggaggaggagatcgAGCGCAGGAAGCTGGAGGTGCGGGACAAGGTGTTCTCCATGCTGGGCCGGGTGGAGGAGGAGACCAAGCGCCTCGCCTTCATCCGCCAGGAGCTCGAGGTCATGGCCGACCCCACGCGCCGGGAGGTCGACGCCATCCGCAAGCGCATCGACAAGGTCAACAAGCAGCTCAAGCCGCTCGGCAAGACGTGCCTCAGAAAG GAGAAGGAATACAAGATGTGCCTCGAGGCCTACAACGAGAAGAGCAACGAGAAGGCTACGCTCGTCAACAGGCTCATGGAG CTTGTGAGCGAGAGCGAGAGGCTGCGGATGAAGAAGCTTGAAGAGCTCAACAAGACGATAGAGTCCCTCTACTAG
- the LOC112890931 gene encoding 1,4-alpha-glucan-branching enzyme 2, chloroplastic/amyloplastic: protein MAVAPALAVSGAVVRAPRPTGGGERRRGSGRPSPSLVFFSRGARDGGSGRRRAMRAAAASGKVIVPEGENDGITSSADSAQFQSDELEVPDITDGQIESSETTQGAREADAEALNRKVLGSAPQEKPRAVPPPGDGQKIFQIDPMLQGYKYHLEYRYSLYRRIRSDIDEHEGGLEAFSRSYEKFGFNRSAEGVTYREWAPGAHSAALVGDFNNWDPNADRMSKNEYGVWEVFLPNNADGSSPIPHGSRVKVRMDTPSGIKDSIPAWIKYSVQPPGEIPYDGIYYDPPEEVKYVFKHPQPKRPKSLRIYETHVGMSSPEPKINTYANFRDDVLPRIKKLGYNAVQIMAIQEHSYYGSFGYHVTNFFAPSSRFGTPEDLKSLIDRAHELGLLVLMDVVHSHASSNTLDGLNGFDGTDTHYFHSGPRGHHWMWDSRLFNYGNWEVLRFLLSNARWWLEEYKFDGFRFDGVTSMMYTHHGLQVSFTGNFNEYFGFATDVDAVVYLMLVNDLIHGLYPEAVSIGEDVSGMPTFAIPVHDGGVGFDYRLHMAVADKWIELMKQSDETWKMADIVHTLTNRRWLEKCVTYSESHDQALVGDKTIAFWLMDKDMYDFMALDRPSTPTIDRGIALHKMIRLITMGLGGEGYLNFMGNEFGHPEWIDFPRGPQRLPSGKFIPGNNNSYDKCRRRFDLGDADYLRYNGMQEFDRAMQHLEEKYGFMTDDHQYISRKHEEDKVIVFEKGDLVFVFNFHCNNSFFDYRVGCRRPGMYKVALDSDAGLFGGFGRIHHAAEHFTTDCSHDNRPHSFSVYTPSRTCVVYAPADTMTPESSEESK from the exons ATGGCGGTGGCGCCGGCGTTGGCGGTCTCCGGGGCCGTGGTGAGGGCTCCCCGGCCCACCGGCGGCGGGGAGAGGAGGCGCGGGTCGGGGCGGCCGTCCCCGTCGCTGGTCTTCTTCTCTC GGGGTGCTCGGGATGGAGGTTCAGGAAGGCGCAGGGCCatgcgcgcggcggccgcgtccGGGAAGGTGATTGTTCCCGAGGGCGAGAACGACGGCATCACATCCTCGGCCGACTCGGCTCAGTTCCAGTCCGACGAACTAGAG GTACCAGACATCACTGACGGTCAGATCGAGTCTTCAGAGACAACGCAAGGTGCCCGTGAGGCTGATGCTGAAGCCTTGAACAGGAAGGTATTAGGATCAGCTCCCCAGGAGAAACCGCGAGCTGTTCCACCACCGGGGGATGGGCAGAAAATATTCCAGATTGACCCCATGCTGCAAGGCTATAAATACCATCTTGAGTATAG GTACAGCCTCTACAGGAGAATCCGTTCAGATATTGACGAGCATGAAGGAGGCTTGGAAGCCTTCTCCCGTAGTTATGAGAAGTTTGGATTTAATCGCAG tgctgaaggtgtcacctatcgAGAATGGGCTCCTGGAGCACAT TCTGCAGCATTGGTGGGCGACTTCAACAACTGGGATCCAAACGCAGACCGTATGAGCAAG AATGAGTATGGTGTTTGGGAGGTTTTTCTGCCTAACAATGCAGATGGTTCATCACCTATTCCTCATGGTTCTCGTGTAAAG GTGAGAATGGATACTCCATCAGGGATAAAGGATTCAATTCCTGCCTGGATCAAGTACTCAGTGCAGCCCCCAGGAGAGATACCATATGATGGGATTTATTATGATCCTCCTGAAGAG GTGAAGTACGTGTTCAAGCATCCTCAACCTAAACGGCCAAAATCACTGCGGATATATGAAACACATGTTGGAATGAGTAGCCCG GAACCGAAGATCAACACATATGCAAACTTCAGGGACGATGTCCTCCCAAGGATAAAAAAACTTGGATACAATGCAGTGCAAATAATGGCAATCCAAGAGCACTCATATTATGGAAGCTTTGG ATACCATGTTACTAATTTTTTTGCACCAAGTAGTCGTTTTGGAACCCCAGAAGATTTGAAGTCTTTGATTGATAGAGCACATGAGCTAGGTTTGCTTGTGCTCATGGATGTTGTTCACAG TCATGCGTCAAGTAATACTCTTGATGGATTGAATGGTTTTGATGGTACGGATACACATTACTTTCATAGTGGTCCGCGAGGCCATCACTGGATGTGGGATTCCCGCCTGTTCAACTATGGGAATTGGGAA GTTTTAAGATTTCTTCTCTCCAATGCTAGATGGTGGCTTGAGGAATATAAGTTTGATGGTTTCCGTTTTGATGGTGTGACCTCCATGATGTACACTCACCATGGATTACAA GTATCATTTACGGGGAACTTCAATGAGTATTTTGGCTTTGCCACTGATGTAGATGCAGTGGTTTACTTGATGCTGGTAAATGATCTAATTCACGGACTCTATCCTGAGGCTGTATCCATTGGTGAAGAT GTTAGTGGAATGCCTACATTTGCAATTCCTGTTCACGATGGTGGAGTAGGCTTTGACTACCGGCTGCATATGGCTGTGGCTGACAAATGGATTGAGCTAATGAA GCAAAGTGACGAAACTTGGAAGATGGCTGATATTGTGCACACACTAACAAATAGAAGGTGGTTAGAGAAGTGTGTTACTTATTCTGAAAGTCATGATCAAGCACTAGTTGGTGATAAGACTATTGCATTTTGGTTGATGGACAAG GATATGTATGATTTCATGGCTCTGGATAGACCTTCAACACCTACCATTGATCGTGGGATAGCATTGCACAAGATGATCAGACTTATCACAATGGGTTTAGGAGGAGAAGGCTATCTTAATTTCATGGGAAATGAGTTTGGACATCCTG aatggatagattttccaagaggTCCGCAAAGGCTCCCAAGTGGTAAGTTTATTCCAGGGAATAACAACAGTTATGACAAATGCCGTCGAAGATTTGACCTG GGTGACGCGGACTATCTTAGGTATAATGGTATGCAAGAGTTTGATCGGGCAATGCAACATCTTGAGGAAAAATATGGA TTTATGACTGATGATCACCAGTACATTTCTCGGAAACATGAGGAGGACAAGGTGATTGTGTTCGAAAAGGGAGATTTGGTATTTGTGTTCAACTTCCATTGTAACAACAGCTTTTTTGACTACCGTGTTGGCTGTCGGAGACCTGGGATGTATAAG GTGGCCTTGGACTCAGACGCTGGACTCTTCGGTGGATTTGGCAGGATCCATCACGCCGCAGAGCACTTCACCACA GACTGCTCGCATGACAACAGGCCCCATTCGTTCTCGGTGTATACACCAAGCAGAACCTGCGTCGTCTATGCTCCAGCGGACACAATGACGCCGGAAAGTAGTGAGGAAAGCAAGTAA
- the LOC112897350 gene encoding proton channel OtopLc-like, translating into MAIAAGAGSANFLISAQHAEAVACLKGMECAAGLRMRRIILETDAAFVAKALSTPEVAKTLIVSSHAKGPFYRSAHQRTHLLLPLPFRGSKRAPPRLAAASWRRGAQAARIRSRDRREKGRQETTAAGTGQGRGLGGGTEALACSLGPFDWRQQWARQPQHRPRQPGRWGRSPSTCSMPGGRRAYSRCGRGAPAPAAPPLGPADPPAVARQAHSWEPPAPAHAVAPPPGPAPPLVARGCGGRAFAGSAESLPPPPSWVY; encoded by the exons ATGGCGATAGCTGCTGGTGCTGGCTCAGCTAATTTCCTAATAAGTGCTCAGCATGCTGAGGCAGTTGCTTGTTTGAAAGGTATGGAGTGTGCTGCTGGTTTAAGAATGAGGCGTATTATTTTGGAGACTGATGCAGCTTTTGTGGCCAAGGCTTTATCTACTCCAGAGGTGGCCAAGACTTTAAT tgtTAGCAGCCATGCGAAAGGACCATTTTACCGCTCTGCTCATCAACGGACTCACCTCCTCCTGCCGCTTCCCTTCAGAGGGTCAAAGCGCGCGCCTCCAAGATTAGCTGCGGCTTCCTGGAGGAGAGGAGCCCAAGCGGCAAGAATCAGGTCGAGAGACAGGAGGGAGAAAGGGAGGCAAGAGACtactgctgctggtactggacAAGGGAGAGGCTTGGGTGGAGGAACGGAAGCGCTCGCCTGCTCGCTCGGGCCATTCGATTGGAGGCAACAGTGGGCGCGGCAGCCACAGCACAGGCCGCGGCAGCCTGGCCGCTGGGGCCGTTCCCCCTCCACCTGCAGCATGCCCGGCGGGAGGCGCGCCTACAGCCGCTGCGGCAGGGGAGCTCCTGCGCCTGCAGCGCCACCGCTGGGGCCCGCGGACCCGCCCGCGGTCGCGCGCCAGGCGCATTCCTGGGAGCCTCCCGCGCCGGCGCACGCGGTAGCGCCCCCGCCGGGCCCCGCGCCTCCGCTGGTCGCGCGCGGGTGTGGGGGCCGCGCCTTCGCTGGTTCCGCCGAGTCAttgccaccgccgccatcgtGGGTATACTAG
- the LOC112891132 gene encoding neutral/alkaline invertase 3, chloroplastic produces the protein MGIAEVALHTMLGAFAAHSPASNLPLVADARRRKRNAYLVPNARALQGLLKFPRLRSVRRQCQRIDDLARVTEGNGNWVKDAMNNASQVLDDVGVADQAVGGNGGLNGNTVKPAPQRWKTSSVEDEAWELLQESMVYYCGSPVGTIAANDPNDSDLVNYDQVFIRDFIPSGIAFLLKGEYEIVRNFILHTLQLQSWEKTMDCHSPGQGLMPASFKVRTIPLDGDEDATEEVLDPDFGEAAIGRVAPVDSGLWWIILLRAYGKCSGDLSVQERIDVQTGMKMILKLCLADGFDMFPTLLVTDGSCMIDRRMGIHGHPLEIQALFYSALLCAREMLTPEDGSADLIRALNNRLIALSFHIREYYWLDMQKLNEIYRYKTEEYSYDAVNKFNIYPDQIPPWLVEWIPPKGGYFIGNLQPAHMDFRFFSLGNLWSIVSSLATTHQSHAILDLIESKWSDLVAEMPLKICYPALENQEWKIITGSDPKNTPWSYHNGGSWPTLLWQLTVACIKMNRPELAAKAIEVAERRIATDKWPEYYDTKRARFIGKQSRLYQTWSIAGFLVAKLLMEKPDAARILWNDEDAEILNALSTNRKRGKKVLKKTYIV, from the exons ATGGGGATCGCGGAGGTGGCTCTCCACACCATGCTGGGGGCATTCGCCGCCCACTCCCCGGCATCCAATTTGCCCCTCGTGGCAGACgccaggaggaggaagaggaacgcTTACTTGGTGCCCAACGCCAGGGCACTGCAAGGCCTCTTAAAGTTCCCGAGGTTGAGGTCCGTTCGGCGGCAGTGCCAGCGGATTGATGACCTTGCGAGGGTCACAGAGGGGAACGGGAATTGGGTCAAGGATGCGATGAATAATGCCAGCCAGGTTCTTGACGACGTGGGTGTGGCGGATCAGGCTGTGGGTGGCAATGGAGGTTTAAATGGGAACACTGTCAAGCCTGCACCTCAGAGGTGGAAGACATCATCGGTCGAGGATGAGGCCTGGGAACTTCTGCAGGAGTCGATGGTTTACTATTGCGGTAGCCCTGTCGGGACGATTGCTGCCAACGATCCAAATGATAGTGATCTGGTGAACTATGATCAGGTGTTTATTCGGGACTTCATACCATCAGGCATTGCTTTTCTATTGAAGGGGGAATATGAAATTGTGCGCAATTTCATTCTACACACCCTTCAGCTTCAG AGCTGGGAGAAGACAATGGATTGCCATAGTCCTGGTCAAGGTTTAATGCCTGCCAGCTTCAAAGTGCGAACAATTCCACTTGATGGTGATGAGGATGCAACTGAGGAGGTCTTGGATCCTGATTTTGGGGAGGCTGCAATAGGACGCGTTGCACCTGTTGATTCAG GTCTCTGGTGGATCATATTGCTCAGGGCATATGGAAAATGTTCAGGGGATCTGTCAGTACAGGAGAGAATTGATGTCCAGACTGGAATGAAAATGATTCTGAAGCTTTGTTTAGCTGATGGTTTTGACATGTTCCCTACATTACTCGTAACTGATGGTTCATGCATGATTGATCGTCGAATGGGAATCCATGGACATCCACTTGAAATTCAG GCACTCTTCTATTCAGCTCTCTTGTGTGCACGTGAGATGTTGACTCCAGAAGATGGGTCAGCTGACTTAATCCGTGCCCTAAATAACAGACTTATCGCACTGTCCTTTCATATCAGGGAGTACTATTGGCTTGACATGCAAAAATTGAATGAGATATATCGGTATAAGACAGAAGAATATTCTTACGATGCTGTCAACAAGTTTAACATATACCCTGATCAGATTCCTCCATGGCTTGTTGAATGGATACCTCCTAAAGGGGGCTACTTTATTGGAAACCTCCAGCCAGCTCATATGGACTTCCGGTTCTTTTCACTGGGAAATTTATGGTCCATAGTAAGCAGCTTGGCAACGACTCATCAATCCCATGCCATTTTAGATCTTATTGAATCTAAGTGGTCTGATTTAGTGGCAGAGATGCCACTAAAAATATGTTATCCTGCTCTTGAGAACCAGGAATGGAAAATCATCACCGGAAGTGACCCTAAAAACAC GCCGTGGTCATATCACAATGGAGGGTCCTGGCCAACATTATTGTGGCAG CTCACAGTGGCATGTATCAAGATGAATAGACCTGAGCTTGCCGCAAAAGCGATAGAAGTAGCTGAGCGGCGTATTGCCACAGACAAATGGCCTGAATATTATGACACCAAGCGGGCACGCTTCATTGGGAAACAGTCCCGGCTGTACCAAACATGGTCTATTGCTGGGTTCCTAGTAGCGAAGCTACTGATGGAGAAGCCTGATGCTGCTAGGATTCTGTGGAATGATGAGGATGCAGAAATCCTTAACGCTCTGAGTACAAACAGAAAACGGGGCAAGAAAGTATTGAAGAAAACATACATTGTGTGA